One genomic segment of Micromonospora sp. WMMC415 includes these proteins:
- a CDS encoding branched-chain amino acid ABC transporter permease has protein sequence MSATGVAAPPATRAPRPEGRPEGRRVPTLLRHLGLAAVAASALLAVSYGLEPFRNFQLATVAAYLCATAGLTILTGLNGQLSLGHGALMAVGAYTVALTQDAFADRGRTGGGLLVVSLVAAVATSVAVGAVVGVAAARLRGPYLAGVTLAVAVVVPALTVTFDGVLNGEQGLPVPVAPPPAALGPYFPYERWQLWVAGSATLLCLVLLANLVRSRYGRTFRAVRDDEIAARLAGIHVARTQVLAFVVSAAGAGLGGALLAVLAQSVSPGAFSLTLSLFLLMAVVIGGLGRLAGALWGAALLVALPDLTHTLTDLLTLSPAAAQRLEGNLPLAIFGSTLVVVMIAAPGGVQGLLSRLARTLRDRWRAGRR, from the coding sequence GTGAGCGCCACCGGGGTGGCGGCCCCACCCGCGACCCGGGCGCCCCGTCCCGAGGGCCGGCCGGAGGGGCGGCGCGTCCCGACCCTGCTGCGCCACCTCGGGCTCGCGGCCGTCGCCGCGTCGGCACTGCTGGCGGTCAGTTACGGCCTCGAACCGTTCCGGAACTTCCAGCTCGCCACGGTCGCCGCCTACCTCTGCGCGACCGCCGGGCTGACCATCCTCACCGGACTGAACGGCCAGCTCTCACTCGGGCACGGCGCGCTGATGGCGGTCGGCGCGTACACGGTCGCCCTGACGCAGGACGCCTTCGCCGACCGCGGCCGAACCGGCGGCGGGTTGCTGGTCGTGTCCCTGGTGGCGGCGGTGGCCACCAGCGTCGCGGTCGGCGCCGTCGTGGGCGTGGCCGCCGCCCGGTTGCGCGGCCCCTACCTGGCCGGCGTCACCCTGGCGGTCGCGGTCGTGGTACCGGCCCTGACCGTCACCTTCGACGGCGTCCTCAACGGCGAGCAGGGGCTGCCCGTCCCGGTCGCACCGCCACCGGCGGCGCTCGGCCCGTACTTCCCGTACGAGCGGTGGCAGCTCTGGGTCGCCGGGTCGGCGACGCTGCTCTGCCTGGTGCTGCTGGCGAACCTGGTCCGCAGCCGGTACGGCCGCACCTTCCGGGCGGTACGCGACGACGAGATCGCGGCCCGCCTCGCCGGGATCCACGTCGCCCGGACCCAGGTCCTCGCCTTCGTGGTCAGCGCCGCCGGGGCCGGGCTGGGCGGCGCCCTGCTCGCCGTGCTCGCGCAGAGCGTCTCGCCCGGCGCGTTCTCGCTGACGCTGTCGCTGTTCCTGCTGATGGCCGTCGTCATCGGCGGCCTCGGCCGGCTGGCCGGCGCGCTGTGGGGCGCTGCCCTGCTGGTCGCCCTGCCCGACCTGACGCACACCCTGACCGACCTGCTGACGCTCTCGCCGGCGGCGGCGCAGCGCCTGGAGGGCAACCTCCCGCTGGCGATCTTCGGGAGCACGCTGGTCGTCGTCATGATCGCCGCACCCGGCGGCGTGCAGGGCCTGCTGTCCCGCCTCGCCCGCACCCTGCGGGACCGGTGGCGGGCGGGGCGGCGCTGA
- a CDS encoding TetR/AcrR family transcriptional regulator, with the protein MGGAEAPGRVDGRTARAERTRAAIVEAHLALISEGDLRPTGERIAERAGISLRTLWTNFKDMETLFEASGEEVLRQQDAAWRPISTELPLAKRVDAYSRQRAKLLQLIAPSARAAQMREPLSAQLHRNRLKHIDRVRDEVEALFAVELDRAGAGREQVVNAVVAVSTWGTWSMLRDGLGLGVDQARAVMARTVGALLAAVAD; encoded by the coding sequence ATGGGCGGGGCCGAGGCGCCGGGCCGGGTCGACGGGCGTACGGCCCGGGCCGAACGCACCCGGGCCGCGATCGTCGAGGCGCACCTCGCCCTGATCTCCGAGGGTGACCTGCGGCCGACCGGGGAGCGCATCGCCGAGCGCGCCGGCATCTCGCTGCGCACGCTCTGGACCAACTTCAAGGACATGGAGACCCTCTTCGAGGCGAGCGGTGAAGAGGTGCTCCGGCAGCAGGACGCCGCGTGGCGGCCGATCTCGACCGAGCTACCACTGGCCAAGCGGGTCGACGCGTACAGCCGGCAGCGGGCCAAGCTGCTCCAGCTCATCGCGCCCTCGGCGCGCGCCGCCCAGATGCGGGAACCGCTGTCCGCGCAGCTGCACCGCAACCGGCTCAAGCACATCGACCGGGTCCGCGACGAGGTCGAGGCGCTGTTCGCCGTCGAGCTGGACCGGGCCGGCGCGGGCCGCGAGCAGGTGGTGAACGCCGTCGTGGCGGTGAGCACGTGGGGGACCTGGTCGATGCTGCGCGACGGCCTGGGGCTCGGCGTGGACCAGGCCAGGGCGGTGATGGCGCGCACGGTGGGCGCCCTGCTGGCGGCCGTCGCCGACTGA
- a CDS encoding branched-chain amino acid ABC transporter permease — translation MDRFVFLTLDGLSRGAVYAAFALALVLIWRAARIVNFAQGAMAVAAAYAAYSVSAATGSYWLGFVAALAVGLLLGAVVDVAVMRFVDHRSPLNPVIVALGLVLLIQAVLGMVYGNEFRPAAAPFSRSALTVGGLAVLSPYDVFVFAAVGTVGAALAWIFTRTAVGLRMRAAAFAPEVSRLLGVNVGGMLTLGWALASGVGALAGMLVIPTELGLHPHAMDLVFVSAFTAAVVGGLDSPPGAIVGGVGVGLLLSYVSGYAGGDLIPLAVLVLLLAVLLVRPGGLFAPVTARRV, via the coding sequence TTGGACCGCTTCGTCTTCCTCACCCTCGACGGCCTGTCGAGGGGAGCGGTCTACGCCGCGTTCGCGCTGGCCCTGGTGCTCATCTGGCGGGCCGCGCGGATCGTCAACTTCGCCCAGGGGGCGATGGCCGTCGCCGCCGCGTACGCCGCCTACAGCGTCTCGGCCGCGACCGGCTCGTACTGGCTCGGGTTCGTCGCCGCGCTCGCCGTCGGCCTGCTCCTCGGCGCGGTCGTCGACGTCGCCGTCATGCGCTTCGTCGACCACCGCTCGCCGCTCAACCCGGTGATCGTCGCGCTCGGGCTGGTCCTGCTGATCCAGGCCGTCCTCGGCATGGTGTACGGCAACGAGTTCCGGCCGGCGGCGGCTCCGTTCAGCCGCAGCGCCCTGACCGTCGGCGGTCTGGCCGTCCTGTCGCCGTACGACGTCTTCGTCTTCGCCGCCGTCGGGACGGTCGGCGCCGCGCTCGCCTGGATCTTCACCCGGACCGCGGTGGGCCTGCGGATGCGGGCCGCGGCGTTCGCTCCCGAGGTCTCCCGCCTGCTCGGGGTGAACGTCGGCGGCATGCTCACGCTCGGCTGGGCGCTCGCGTCCGGTGTCGGCGCCCTGGCCGGCATGCTCGTCATCCCGACCGAGCTGGGCCTGCACCCGCACGCCATGGACCTGGTCTTCGTCTCGGCGTTCACCGCCGCCGTGGTGGGCGGGCTGGACAGCCCGCCCGGCGCGATCGTCGGCGGCGTCGGGGTCGGGCTGCTGCTGTCGTACGTCAGCGGCTACGCCGGCGGCGACCTCATCCCCCTCGCGGTGCTGGTGCTGCTCCTGGCGGTGCTACTGGTCCGCCCCGGCGGCCTGTTCGCCCCGGTCACCGCGAGGCGGGTGTGA
- a CDS encoding MFS transporter encodes MTGVEEPLRTDPAAVTRPAPAGLGGNYWRLWSASAVSNLADGIVKIALPLVAIGYTDSPALVAGVAAAFSLPWLLFALPAGALVDRLDRRRAMLAANTLRAALLGALALAVAFDTGSIWLLYAVAFGVGAAETLYDTSAQSILPQVVPRELLPRANGRLHAAELTANQFIGPPLAGFLVAGGAALALAGPAGLWALAVAALLFVSGRFRVERDAPSTLRSDIAEGLRFLWRHRLLRTLAMMVGGGNFATNAIFGVLVLHAVGPDSAMGLTEPGYGIFLTTIAAGIVLGSLLAGWIERRLGRARALGVSVVAMAVVVGAPALITDPFALGAVYFGGGILLAAWNVITVSLRQRITPDRLLGRVNSGYRLIAWGTLPFGAATGGLLAEMFGLRAVFAIMGTLTLALLLGMLRVTDAAIAAAEGDAAP; translated from the coding sequence ATGACGGGGGTCGAGGAACCACTGCGCACGGATCCGGCGGCGGTTACCCGCCCCGCCCCGGCCGGGCTGGGCGGCAACTACTGGCGGCTCTGGTCGGCGTCGGCGGTGTCGAACCTCGCCGACGGCATCGTCAAGATCGCCCTGCCGCTGGTCGCCATCGGCTACACCGACTCGCCGGCGCTGGTCGCCGGGGTGGCGGCGGCGTTCAGCCTGCCGTGGCTGCTCTTCGCGCTGCCGGCCGGTGCGCTCGTCGACCGGCTGGACCGGCGCCGGGCGATGCTGGCCGCCAACACGCTGCGCGCGGCGCTTCTCGGGGCACTGGCACTGGCGGTGGCCTTCGACACCGGCTCGATCTGGCTGCTGTACGCGGTGGCGTTCGGCGTCGGCGCCGCCGAGACCCTCTACGACACCTCGGCCCAGTCGATCCTGCCGCAGGTCGTCCCGCGCGAGCTGCTGCCCCGGGCGAACGGGCGGCTGCACGCCGCCGAACTGACGGCCAACCAGTTCATCGGCCCACCGCTGGCGGGTTTCCTGGTGGCCGGTGGGGCGGCCCTCGCCCTGGCCGGGCCGGCGGGGCTCTGGGCCCTCGCCGTCGCCGCGCTGCTCTTCGTGAGCGGCCGGTTCCGGGTCGAGCGGGACGCGCCGAGCACCCTACGGTCCGACATCGCGGAGGGGCTGCGGTTCCTGTGGCGGCACCGGCTCCTGCGGACGCTGGCGATGATGGTCGGTGGCGGCAACTTCGCCACGAACGCGATCTTCGGGGTGCTGGTGCTCCACGCGGTCGGCCCGGACTCGGCGATGGGGCTCACCGAGCCCGGGTACGGGATCTTCCTGACCACCATCGCCGCCGGCATCGTGCTCGGATCGCTCCTCGCCGGGTGGATCGAGCGCCGGCTCGGCCGGGCCCGCGCGCTCGGCGTGTCGGTGGTCGCCATGGCCGTGGTCGTCGGCGCGCCGGCGCTGATCACCGACCCGTTCGCGCTGGGCGCGGTCTACTTCGGCGGCGGGATCCTGCTCGCCGCCTGGAACGTGATCACGGTGTCGCTGCGCCAGCGGATCACCCCGGACCGTCTCCTCGGGCGGGTCAACAGCGGCTACCGGCTGATCGCCTGGGGCACCTTGCCGTTCGGCGCCGCCACCGGCGGTCTGCTGGCCGAGATGTTCGGCCTCCGTGCGGTGTTCGCCATCATGGGTACGCTGACGCTCGCTCTGCTGCTCGGCATGCTCCGGGTCACCGACGCGGCCATCGCCGCCGCTGAGGGTGACGCCGCGCCCTAG
- a CDS encoding ABC transporter substrate-binding protein has protein sequence MRRIARRGLAIATSITLLLSAAACGGNDGGSAGRGPVPGVTDTEVVVGTHMPLTGPASAGYSKIAPATKAYFDYVNANGGVHGRKITYKVMDDGYNPANTQQVVRQLVLQDKVFAVLNGLGTPTHSGVLDFLHTNRVPDLFVASGSRSWDQPDRYPNTFGFNPDYTVEGKILAHHVKTTLPGKKVCFLGQNDDFGRDSLAGVEKVLGGPVVARQDYVVSNTNVAPQIGALKAAGCEVVVLATVPGFTALSIGTAARLGFRPQWVVSNVGADHPTLAKQLGDAAGLLDGMVGINYLPMQNDTTNPWIQLFTKVNRDHNGNAPFDGNTVYGMAVGYLFVQVLLAAGRDLTRESLTEAVRKGGYQGPGLAPLRFSATDHSGYGGGRLTRVSGGVQAYFGPAYETDEGDGAVNEYTAPAVAPPANGVPTT, from the coding sequence ATGCGACGCATCGCACGACGCGGTCTCGCGATCGCCACCTCCATCACCCTGCTGCTCAGCGCGGCGGCCTGCGGCGGGAACGACGGCGGGTCCGCCGGCCGTGGGCCGGTCCCGGGCGTCACCGACACCGAGGTGGTCGTCGGCACCCACATGCCGCTCACCGGCCCGGCCTCGGCCGGCTACTCCAAGATCGCGCCGGCCACCAAGGCGTACTTCGACTACGTCAACGCCAACGGCGGCGTGCACGGTCGCAAGATCACCTACAAGGTCATGGACGACGGGTACAACCCGGCGAACACCCAGCAGGTCGTCCGCCAGCTCGTCCTCCAGGACAAGGTCTTCGCCGTCCTCAACGGCCTCGGCACCCCGACCCACAGCGGCGTGCTCGACTTCCTGCACACCAACCGGGTCCCCGACCTCTTCGTCGCCTCCGGCAGCCGCAGCTGGGACCAGCCCGACCGCTACCCGAACACGTTCGGCTTCAACCCCGACTACACGGTCGAGGGCAAGATCCTCGCCCACCACGTGAAGACCACCCTGCCCGGGAAGAAGGTCTGCTTCCTCGGCCAGAACGACGACTTCGGCCGGGACAGCCTCGCCGGGGTGGAGAAGGTGCTCGGCGGCCCCGTCGTGGCCCGCCAGGACTACGTGGTCAGCAACACCAACGTGGCGCCCCAGATCGGCGCGTTGAAGGCGGCCGGCTGCGAGGTGGTCGTCCTCGCCACGGTGCCGGGCTTCACCGCCCTGTCCATCGGCACCGCCGCCCGGCTCGGCTTCCGGCCGCAGTGGGTGGTGTCCAACGTCGGCGCCGACCACCCGACCCTCGCCAAGCAGCTCGGCGACGCCGCCGGCCTGCTGGACGGCATGGTCGGCATCAACTACCTGCCGATGCAGAACGACACGACCAACCCGTGGATCCAGCTGTTCACGAAGGTGAACCGGGACCACAACGGGAACGCGCCGTTCGACGGCAACACCGTGTACGGCATGGCCGTGGGGTACCTCTTCGTCCAGGTGCTCCTCGCCGCCGGCAGGGACCTCACCCGCGAGTCGCTGACCGAGGCCGTCCGCAAGGGTGGCTACCAGGGCCCCGGGCTCGCTCCGCTGCGGTTCTCCGCCACCGACCACTCCGGCTACGGCGGGGGCCGGCTCACCCGGGTGAGCGGGGGAGTGCAGGCCTACTTCGGGCCCGCGTACGAGACCGACGAGGGCGACGGGGCGGTGAACGAGTACACCGCCCCCGCGGTGGCACCGCCGGCCAACGGCGTGCCGACCACCTGA
- a CDS encoding AAA family ATPase yields the protein MQITVLRGRDHECRAIRRLLDGPDGGALLVHGEPGSGRSALLAYARHHAGDRAVLTAAGLADEATLPYAGLQRLLDPVLDRAATLPERQRRVLRRALAGGGCPADERLALSMAVLGLLAAAARDRPLLCTVDDVDSGDRQTAETLAVVARRLHRLPVTLLLAADTDAAAGGIPAHRLRPLDERNSRAALADRCPGLPAPVTAVLATVGGGNPQALADLVDVLTPGQRQGEEPLPAAPPAGGALGSAYRARLDRLPPDSRQVLLLAALDGDDDPATLVRATRAAGTTVDALAPAEAAGLVRTGPAGVTFPSPLARTMVQVVVPFAERRAAHLLLARALDGRRLRRALHLAAVADGPDPRLAAELETAAADGGDGWATAAAALRHAADLSDDPVQAAARLVTAARYAWRGGDPDTARQVLRRLPSTPAHPVVTAAAGLLRGELQLRCDAPAAAVTTLLAATEAIAATDRAEALLGLVRAGEAICFSGDHYRYADVARRMSALHRDGHPPGAELMTALIAGVAATLRGEHEQGGPLLRRAVVLGGRLTGDALTPAALTGAAVAGLLVAVDAAAHRLADRAVDLARAAGDLSQLPRALELRAMTEYWLGRHDAAADSCREGLRAARASGQHTCAAVHLGLLAVLAALRADRDTSLRHVAEIGDTAAPGSRPYALTRWALAVLDLADGRYADAADRLTSLARPGTGRGQVLVQVMATPHLVEAAAHVGHHPQARAALAVFDRWAGSTASPSRRALSARCHALLAPRGSAEAEEQFRRALRLHPADSATFERARTELLFGRELRHSRRPRDARPHLHRARQAFTLLGAGTWAELRAVRDPCAPFGDGRCS from the coding sequence GTGCAAATAACCGTGCTGCGCGGTCGGGACCACGAGTGCCGGGCGATCCGGCGGCTGCTCGACGGCCCGGATGGGGGAGCGCTGCTGGTCCACGGTGAGCCGGGGTCGGGGCGCAGTGCGCTGCTGGCGTACGCCCGGCACCACGCCGGGGACCGGGCCGTCCTCACCGCCGCCGGGCTCGCCGACGAGGCCACCCTGCCGTACGCCGGGTTGCAGCGCCTCCTCGATCCCGTCCTCGACCGGGCCGCCACGCTGCCGGAGCGGCAGCGGCGGGTGCTGCGGCGCGCCCTGGCCGGCGGCGGGTGTCCGGCCGACGAGCGGCTGGCCCTGTCCATGGCCGTGCTCGGCCTGCTCGCCGCCGCCGCGCGCGACCGTCCGCTGCTGTGCACGGTGGACGACGTCGACTCCGGCGACCGGCAGACCGCCGAGACGCTGGCCGTCGTCGCCCGCCGCCTGCACCGCCTGCCGGTCACCCTCCTGCTCGCCGCCGACACCGACGCCGCAGCCGGCGGCATCCCCGCTCACCGGCTCCGCCCACTCGACGAGCGGAACAGCCGGGCGGCACTCGCCGACCGGTGCCCCGGACTGCCGGCGCCGGTGACCGCCGTGCTGGCGACGGTCGGTGGCGGAAACCCGCAGGCCCTCGCGGACCTCGTCGACGTGCTCACCCCCGGCCAGAGGCAGGGCGAGGAGCCGCTGCCCGCCGCACCACCGGCGGGCGGCGCGCTGGGCTCCGCGTACCGTGCCCGGCTGGACCGCCTGCCCCCGGACAGCCGGCAGGTGCTGCTCCTGGCCGCCCTCGACGGGGACGATGACCCCGCCACCCTGGTCCGGGCCACCCGGGCGGCCGGCACGACCGTCGACGCCCTCGCACCGGCCGAAGCCGCCGGCCTGGTCCGTACCGGCCCGGCCGGCGTGACCTTCCCCAGTCCGCTGGCCCGGACGATGGTGCAGGTCGTCGTCCCGTTCGCCGAACGGCGCGCGGCCCACCTGCTGCTGGCCAGGGCGCTCGACGGCCGGCGGCTGCGGCGGGCCCTGCACCTCGCCGCGGTCGCGGACGGCCCCGACCCGCGGCTCGCCGCGGAACTCGAAACGGCGGCGGCCGACGGCGGGGACGGCTGGGCGACCGCCGCGGCGGCCCTGCGGCACGCGGCGGACCTCAGCGACGATCCGGTCCAGGCGGCCGCCCGCCTGGTCACCGCAGCCCGGTACGCCTGGCGGGGCGGCGACCCCGACACGGCCCGGCAGGTGCTCCGCCGGCTGCCGTCCACCCCGGCCCACCCGGTCGTGACCGCCGCGGCCGGCCTGCTGCGCGGCGAGCTGCAGCTACGGTGCGACGCCCCGGCCGCCGCGGTCACCACCCTGCTGGCCGCTACCGAGGCGATCGCCGCCACCGACCGCGCCGAGGCCCTGCTCGGTCTCGTCCGCGCCGGCGAAGCCATCTGCTTCTCGGGCGACCACTACCGCTACGCCGACGTGGCGCGCCGGATGTCCGCGCTGCACCGCGACGGCCACCCACCGGGGGCGGAACTCATGACCGCGCTCATCGCCGGGGTGGCCGCCACCCTGCGCGGCGAGCACGAGCAGGGCGGACCACTGCTGCGCCGCGCCGTCGTCCTCGGTGGACGGCTCACCGGGGACGCGCTCACGCCGGCCGCGCTGACCGGCGCGGCGGTGGCCGGCCTGCTGGTGGCCGTGGACGCCGCGGCACACCGGCTGGCCGACCGCGCCGTCGACCTGGCCCGCGCCGCCGGGGACCTGTCCCAGCTGCCCCGAGCCCTGGAGCTGCGGGCGATGACGGAGTACTGGCTGGGCCGGCACGACGCCGCGGCGGACAGCTGCCGGGAAGGGCTGCGCGCGGCCCGGGCCAGCGGTCAGCACACCTGCGCCGCCGTGCACCTGGGCCTGCTGGCCGTTCTCGCCGCCCTGCGGGCCGACCGGGACACCAGTCTGCGACACGTCGCCGAGATCGGCGACACCGCCGCGCCCGGCAGCCGCCCGTACGCCCTCACCCGGTGGGCGCTGGCGGTGCTCGACCTGGCCGACGGCCGGTACGCCGACGCCGCCGACCGCCTCACGTCGCTGGCACGTCCCGGCACCGGCCGTGGCCAGGTCCTCGTCCAGGTGATGGCCACGCCCCACCTGGTGGAGGCCGCCGCCCACGTCGGCCACCATCCGCAGGCCCGCGCCGCGCTCGCCGTCTTCGACCGCTGGGCCGGCAGTACGGCCAGCCCGTCCCGCCGGGCCCTGTCCGCACGGTGCCACGCGCTGCTGGCGCCGCGCGGCAGCGCCGAGGCGGAGGAGCAGTTCCGAAGGGCGCTGCGGCTGCACCCGGCCGACTCCGCGACCTTCGAGCGAGCCCGGACCGAACTGCTCTTCGGCCGGGAACTGCGTCACAGCCGGAGACCCCGCGACGCCCGGCCCCACCTGCACCGCGCCCGCCAGGCGTTCACCCTGCTCGGAGCGGGCACGTGGGCGGAACTTCGAGCAGTACGTGATCCGTGCGCCCCGTTCGGCGATGGTCGCTGTTCTTGA
- a CDS encoding NUDIX hydrolase, with the protein MIRAPRSAMVAVLDDRQRLLLMRRHRFVFDRWVWELPGGYVDDEEEPAVCAAREVEEETGWRPGDVEPLLTFQPWVGSADAENLLFLSRSAKHIGAPTDVNEAEQVAWIPLVEARELVYSGEIAGAGTVIAVLELIAREARGEL; encoded by the coding sequence GTGATCCGTGCGCCCCGTTCGGCGATGGTCGCTGTTCTTGATGATCGCCAACGCTTGCTTCTGATGCGACGACACCGCTTCGTCTTTGACCGCTGGGTGTGGGAGTTGCCCGGCGGCTACGTCGACGACGAGGAAGAGCCGGCGGTCTGTGCGGCCCGGGAGGTCGAGGAGGAGACCGGTTGGCGCCCAGGTGATGTCGAGCCGTTGTTGACCTTCCAGCCGTGGGTCGGCTCGGCCGACGCGGAGAATCTGCTGTTTCTGTCGCGGAGCGCGAAGCACATCGGGGCGCCGACGGATGTCAACGAAGCGGAGCAGGTCGCCTGGATTCCGCTCGTCGAGGCGCGTGAGCTGGTGTACAGCGGTGAAATCGCCGGCGCGGGCACAGTGATCGCGGTGCTGGAGCTAATCGCCCGGGAGGCGCGCGGCGAGCTGTAG
- a CDS encoding ABC transporter ATP-binding protein, with protein sequence MTAASAQPGTDLLAVRGLVAGYGAAPVLHAVDLRVPAGAIVAVVGANGAGKTTLLRALSGMLRPTAGRILLDGEDLRGTPVEQLVRRGLAHVPEGRGVIGELTVEENLRLGGLWRRDRADAARAHDEVYQLFEPLARRRRHLGHQLSGGERQMLALGRALVGRPRLLLLDEPSLGLAPRVVAQTMTLLRQLRDRTGLAVLLVEQNVRSALGVADHGVVMSLGRVVTSAPAARLRDDADLRHAYLGF encoded by the coding sequence ATGACCGCCGCGAGTGCGCAGCCCGGCACCGACCTGCTCGCCGTGCGGGGCCTGGTGGCCGGGTACGGGGCGGCGCCGGTGCTGCACGCTGTCGACCTGCGCGTGCCGGCCGGCGCCATCGTGGCCGTCGTGGGCGCCAACGGGGCCGGCAAGACCACTTTGCTGCGCGCCCTCTCCGGCATGCTGCGCCCCACCGCCGGTCGGATCCTCCTCGACGGCGAGGACCTGCGCGGCACCCCCGTCGAGCAGCTCGTCCGGCGCGGCCTGGCGCACGTCCCCGAGGGACGTGGCGTGATCGGCGAGCTCACCGTCGAGGAGAACCTGCGCCTCGGCGGGCTGTGGCGGCGGGACCGGGCGGACGCCGCCCGCGCCCACGACGAGGTTTACCAGTTGTTCGAGCCGCTGGCCCGGCGCCGGCGGCACCTCGGCCACCAACTCTCCGGCGGCGAACGGCAGATGCTCGCCCTCGGCCGCGCGCTGGTCGGCCGGCCCCGCCTGCTGCTGCTCGACGAACCGTCGCTCGGCCTGGCGCCGCGGGTGGTCGCCCAGACCATGACCCTGCTGCGGCAACTGCGCGACCGCACCGGGCTGGCCGTGCTGCTCGTCGAGCAGAACGTCCGCAGCGCCCTCGGCGTCGCCGACCACGGCGTCGTGATGTCCCTCGGCCGGGTCGTCACCTCCGCGCCGGCCGCCCGGCTCCGCGACGACGCCGACCTGCGCCACGCGTACCTGGGATTCTGA
- a CDS encoding helix-turn-helix transcriptional regulator — protein MDPMPELTFGQRLKLYRERSGKTRAVLGGLVGRSAEWVKAVETDRILPPRIHMLDRIARALKVDVSALVGELSDRSAVVNGPEHPALASVRDAVNRVPLSEDVAAEPLTQIRERLTAAWRARHQASDHRTVLGALLPDLVQDAQRAALAHEGDERRRAQALLAEVLGLTQMFLAYQPAAELLWRVADRAMVAAQESGDPEALACAGWFLCQVHRDAGDWDTAMSVTLDVVSALEARTADANANLLALWGALNFEAAYTAARAGEDGRAWRYWDRADRVAQRLPKGFYQPQTSFSRVIMGAHALTVAVELQKSGEAVRQARRLDPAAIPSRPRRARHLIEVARGHYGKGDNEATVAALRQAYESAPETIRFNGYARQITLDLLDGPRHMRNDVRDLALKVGLVS, from the coding sequence ATGGATCCGATGCCAGAGCTGACCTTCGGACAGCGGCTGAAGCTTTACCGGGAGCGCTCGGGCAAGACTCGCGCGGTGCTCGGTGGACTGGTGGGTCGGAGCGCCGAGTGGGTGAAGGCCGTGGAGACCGATCGGATCCTGCCCCCGCGTATCCACATGCTGGATCGGATCGCCCGCGCCCTCAAGGTCGACGTGTCGGCCCTGGTCGGGGAGTTGAGCGACCGGTCCGCTGTCGTCAACGGGCCGGAACATCCGGCGCTGGCCTCGGTCCGCGACGCGGTGAACCGCGTCCCGCTGTCCGAGGACGTCGCTGCCGAGCCCTTGACGCAGATCAGGGAACGCCTCACCGCTGCCTGGCGGGCACGTCACCAGGCGTCGGACCACCGCACGGTGCTCGGCGCGCTGCTTCCGGATCTGGTTCAGGACGCGCAGCGTGCCGCGTTGGCCCACGAGGGCGACGAGCGTCGGCGGGCACAGGCGCTGCTGGCCGAGGTGCTGGGACTTACGCAGATGTTTCTCGCCTACCAGCCGGCCGCCGAGTTGCTGTGGCGGGTCGCCGACCGGGCGATGGTGGCCGCCCAGGAGTCCGGCGATCCCGAGGCGCTGGCCTGCGCGGGCTGGTTCCTGTGTCAGGTGCACCGGGACGCGGGCGACTGGGACACCGCGATGTCGGTGACCTTGGACGTGGTCTCGGCGTTGGAGGCGCGGACAGCCGACGCGAACGCGAACCTGCTCGCGCTCTGGGGAGCGCTCAACTTCGAGGCCGCCTACACCGCTGCCCGGGCTGGGGAGGACGGCCGCGCCTGGCGGTACTGGGATCGCGCCGACCGGGTGGCGCAACGTCTGCCAAAGGGCTTCTACCAGCCGCAGACGTCTTTCTCGCGGGTCATCATGGGAGCCCACGCCCTGACCGTGGCCGTCGAGTTGCAGAAGTCTGGCGAGGCGGTGCGGCAGGCCAGGCGCCTTGACCCTGCTGCCATCCCGTCGAGGCCGCGCCGTGCGCGACACCTCATCGAGGTGGCCCGCGGCCACTACGGCAAGGGCGACAACGAGGCCACTGTGGCGGCCCTGCGGCAAGCCTACGAGTCGGCGCCGGAGACGATCCGATTCAACGGCTACGCCCGTCAGATCACGCTGGACCTGCTCGACGGTCCCCGTCACATGCGCAACGACGTGCGCGACCTTGCGCTGAAGGTCGGCCTCGTCTCGTGA